A window of the Mus pahari chromosome 1, PAHARI_EIJ_v1.1, whole genome shotgun sequence genome harbors these coding sequences:
- the Il4r gene encoding interleukin-4 receptor subunit alpha isoform X1, which translates to MGRLCTKFLTSVGCLILLLVTGSGSIKVLGEPTCFSDYIRTSTCEWHLDSTVNCSSQLHLDYRLLLFEFAVNLTCIPRNSASTVCVCHMDTNAPVQTDEYQMELWAEHRQLWQGSFSPSGNVRPPAPDNLTLHTNVSNEWLLTWNNPYPSNNLLYEDLIYMVNISREDNPAEFIVYNVTYKEPRLSFPINILTSGLYYRARVRVKVQTFTGTWSEWSPDITWYNHFQPPLIQRLPLGVTISCLCILLFCLFCYFSITKIKKIWWDQIPTPARSPLVAIIIQDAQVPLWDKQTRSQESTKCPRWKTCLAKLLPCLLEHRVKKKTEFPKAAPTKSLQSPGKAIWCPMEVSRTVLWPENVNVSVVRCMELFEAPVQSVEEEEDETVKGDLSMSPENSGGGFQESQADIMARLTENLFSDLLEAENGGLGQSGLAESCSPLPSGSGQASVSWTCFPVGPSEEATGQVTEQPSHPGPLSGSPAQSAPTLACTQVPLVLADNPAYRSFSDCCSPAPDPGELAPEQQQATHLEEEVPRSLAVLRSSGPPMQQVESWEQILHMSVLQHGAAAGSAPAPAGGYQDFVQAVKQGAVQEPGVPGAGPSGDPGYKAFSSLLGSNGVRTDTAAAGTDSGHGGYKPFQNPVPNQSPSSVPLFTFGLDTELPPSPLNSDPPQSTPECLGLELGLKGGDWLKAPPPADQVPKPFGDDLGFGIVYSSLTCHLCGHLKQHHSPEEGGQSPVLASPGCGCCYDDRSPSLGSLSGALESCPEGMPPEANIMSAPKTPSNLSGEGKGPGHSPVPSQTTEVPVGTLGIAVS; encoded by the exons ATGGGGCGGCTTTGCACCAAgttcctgacctctgtgggctgTCTGATTTTGCTGTTGGTGACTGGCTCTG GGAGCATCAAGGTCCTGGGTGAGCCCACCTGCTTCTCTGACTACATCCGCACTTCCACATGTGAGTGGCACCTGGATAGCACTGTGAACTGCAGTTCTCAGCTCCACCTGGACTACAGGCTGCTGCTCTTCGAGTTCGCTGT AAACCTCACATGCATCCCGAGGAACAGTGCCagcaccgtgtgtgtgtgccacatggaCACAAATGCGCCCGTCCAAACAGACGAGTACCAGATGGAGCTATGGGCTGAGCACAGACAGCTGTGGCAGGGCTCCTTCAGTCCCAGTGGTAATG TGAGGCCCCCAGCTCCAGACAACCTCACACTCCACACCAATGTCTCCAACGAATGGCTGCTGACATGGAATAACCCGTACCCATCGAATAACTTACTGTACGAAGACCTCATCTACATGGTCAACATCTCCAGAGAGGACAACCCTGCAGAA ttcATAGTCTATAATGTGACCTACAAGGAACCCAGGCTGAGCTTCCCGATCAACATCCTGACGTCAGGGCTGTACTATAGGGCACGTGTGAGGGTCAAAGTGCAGACGTTCACGGGCACCTGGAGTGAGTGGAGTCCTGACATCACGTGGTACAACC ACTTCCAGCCACCCCTGATACAGCGCCTCCCACTGGGGGTCaccatctcctgcctctgcatcctcctGTTTTGCTTGTTCTGTTACTTCAGCATTACCAa GATTAAGAAGATATGGTGGGACCAGATTCCCACCCCAGCACGCAGTCCCTTGGTGGCCATCATCATTCAGGATGCACAG GTGCCCCTCTGGGATAAGCAGACCCGAAGCCAGGAGTCAACCAAGTGCCC GCGCTGGAAGACTTGTCTAGCCAAGCTGCTGCCCTGCTTGCTGGAGCACAGAGTAAAGAAGAAGACAGAATTCCCGAAGGCTGCCCCAACCAAGTCTCTCCAGAGTCCTGGAAAGGCAATCTGGTGTCCTATGGAGGTCAGCAGGACCGTCCTCTGGCCAGAGAATGTTAATGTCAGTGTGGTGCGCTGTATGGAGCTGTTTGAGGCCCCCGTACAgagtgtggaggaggaagaagatgagacGGTCAAAGGGGACCTGAGCATGTCACCTGAGAACAGCGGAGGCGgcttccaggagagccaggcagaCATCATGGCCCGGCTCACTGAGAACCTGTTTTCGGACTTGTTGGAGGCTGAGAATGGGGGCCTTGGCCAGTCAGGCTTGGCAGAGTCATGCTCCCCTCTGCCTTCAGGAAGTGGGCAGGCTTCTGTGTCCTGGACCTGCTTCCCTGTGGGGCCCAGTGAGGAGGCCACAGGCCAGGTCACAGAGCAGCCTTCACACCCAGGCCCTCTTTCAGGCAGCCCAGCCCAGAGTGCACCTACCCTGGCTTGCACACAGGTCCCACTTGTCCTTGCAGACAATCCTGCCTACCGGAGTTTTAGTGACTGCTGCAGCCCGGCCCCAGAtcctggagagctggctccagaGCAGCAGCAGGCCACACATCTGGAAGAAGAGGTCCCTCGAAGCCTGGCTGTCCTCCGTTCTTCAGGACCACCAATGCAGCAAGTGGAGAGCTGGGAGCAGATTCTTCACATGAGTGTCCTGCAGCATGGGGCAGCTGCTGGCTCTGCCCCAGCCCCTGCCGGTGGCTACCAGGACTTTGTGCAGGCAGTGAAGCAGGGTGCTGTTCAGGAGCCTGGGGTGCCTGGTGCCGGGCCTTCCGGAGACCCCGGTTACAAGGCCTTCTCGAGCCTGCTTGGCAGCAATGGTGTCCGCACGGACACAGCAGCAGCGGGGACTGATAGTGGGCATGGAGGCTACAAGCCCTTCCAGAATCCTGTTCCTAACCAGTCCCCGAGCTCCGTGCCCTTATTTACTTTCGGACTAGACACAGAGCTGCCGCCCAGTCCTCTGAACTCAGACCCACCCCAAAGCACCCCAGAATGCCTTGGTCTGGAGCTGGGGCTCAAAGGAGGTGACTGGCTGAAGGCCCCTCCTCCTGCAGATCAGGTGCCCAAGCCCTTCGGGGATGACCTGGGCTTTGGCATTGTGTACTCGTCCCTCACCTGCCACTTGTGCGGCCACCTGAAGCAACACCACAGCCCGGAGGAAGGAGGCCAGAGCCCTGTCCTTGCTAGCcctggctgtggctgctgctACGATGACAGATCACCATCCCTGGGGAGCCTCTCGGGGGCCTTGGAAAGCTGTCCTGAGGGAATGCCACCAGAAGCCAACATCATGTCAGCACCCAAGACACCCTCAAACTTGTCAGGGGAGGGAAAGGGCCCTGGTCACTCTCCTGTTCCCAGCCAGACCACTGAGGTGCCTGTGGGCACCCTGGGCATTGCTGTTTCttag
- the Il4r gene encoding interleukin-4 receptor subunit alpha isoform X2, translating to MDFQPPLIQRLPLGVTISCLCILLFCLFCYFSITKIKKIWWDQIPTPARSPLVAIIIQDAQVPLWDKQTRSQESTKCPRWKTCLAKLLPCLLEHRVKKKTEFPKAAPTKSLQSPGKAIWCPMEVSRTVLWPENVNVSVVRCMELFEAPVQSVEEEEDETVKGDLSMSPENSGGGFQESQADIMARLTENLFSDLLEAENGGLGQSGLAESCSPLPSGSGQASVSWTCFPVGPSEEATGQVTEQPSHPGPLSGSPAQSAPTLACTQVPLVLADNPAYRSFSDCCSPAPDPGELAPEQQQATHLEEEVPRSLAVLRSSGPPMQQVESWEQILHMSVLQHGAAAGSAPAPAGGYQDFVQAVKQGAVQEPGVPGAGPSGDPGYKAFSSLLGSNGVRTDTAAAGTDSGHGGYKPFQNPVPNQSPSSVPLFTFGLDTELPPSPLNSDPPQSTPECLGLELGLKGGDWLKAPPPADQVPKPFGDDLGFGIVYSSLTCHLCGHLKQHHSPEEGGQSPVLASPGCGCCYDDRSPSLGSLSGALESCPEGMPPEANIMSAPKTPSNLSGEGKGPGHSPVPSQTTEVPVGTLGIAVS from the exons ATGG ACTTCCAGCCACCCCTGATACAGCGCCTCCCACTGGGGGTCaccatctcctgcctctgcatcctcctGTTTTGCTTGTTCTGTTACTTCAGCATTACCAa GATTAAGAAGATATGGTGGGACCAGATTCCCACCCCAGCACGCAGTCCCTTGGTGGCCATCATCATTCAGGATGCACAG GTGCCCCTCTGGGATAAGCAGACCCGAAGCCAGGAGTCAACCAAGTGCCC GCGCTGGAAGACTTGTCTAGCCAAGCTGCTGCCCTGCTTGCTGGAGCACAGAGTAAAGAAGAAGACAGAATTCCCGAAGGCTGCCCCAACCAAGTCTCTCCAGAGTCCTGGAAAGGCAATCTGGTGTCCTATGGAGGTCAGCAGGACCGTCCTCTGGCCAGAGAATGTTAATGTCAGTGTGGTGCGCTGTATGGAGCTGTTTGAGGCCCCCGTACAgagtgtggaggaggaagaagatgagacGGTCAAAGGGGACCTGAGCATGTCACCTGAGAACAGCGGAGGCGgcttccaggagagccaggcagaCATCATGGCCCGGCTCACTGAGAACCTGTTTTCGGACTTGTTGGAGGCTGAGAATGGGGGCCTTGGCCAGTCAGGCTTGGCAGAGTCATGCTCCCCTCTGCCTTCAGGAAGTGGGCAGGCTTCTGTGTCCTGGACCTGCTTCCCTGTGGGGCCCAGTGAGGAGGCCACAGGCCAGGTCACAGAGCAGCCTTCACACCCAGGCCCTCTTTCAGGCAGCCCAGCCCAGAGTGCACCTACCCTGGCTTGCACACAGGTCCCACTTGTCCTTGCAGACAATCCTGCCTACCGGAGTTTTAGTGACTGCTGCAGCCCGGCCCCAGAtcctggagagctggctccagaGCAGCAGCAGGCCACACATCTGGAAGAAGAGGTCCCTCGAAGCCTGGCTGTCCTCCGTTCTTCAGGACCACCAATGCAGCAAGTGGAGAGCTGGGAGCAGATTCTTCACATGAGTGTCCTGCAGCATGGGGCAGCTGCTGGCTCTGCCCCAGCCCCTGCCGGTGGCTACCAGGACTTTGTGCAGGCAGTGAAGCAGGGTGCTGTTCAGGAGCCTGGGGTGCCTGGTGCCGGGCCTTCCGGAGACCCCGGTTACAAGGCCTTCTCGAGCCTGCTTGGCAGCAATGGTGTCCGCACGGACACAGCAGCAGCGGGGACTGATAGTGGGCATGGAGGCTACAAGCCCTTCCAGAATCCTGTTCCTAACCAGTCCCCGAGCTCCGTGCCCTTATTTACTTTCGGACTAGACACAGAGCTGCCGCCCAGTCCTCTGAACTCAGACCCACCCCAAAGCACCCCAGAATGCCTTGGTCTGGAGCTGGGGCTCAAAGGAGGTGACTGGCTGAAGGCCCCTCCTCCTGCAGATCAGGTGCCCAAGCCCTTCGGGGATGACCTGGGCTTTGGCATTGTGTACTCGTCCCTCACCTGCCACTTGTGCGGCCACCTGAAGCAACACCACAGCCCGGAGGAAGGAGGCCAGAGCCCTGTCCTTGCTAGCcctggctgtggctgctgctACGATGACAGATCACCATCCCTGGGGAGCCTCTCGGGGGCCTTGGAAAGCTGTCCTGAGGGAATGCCACCAGAAGCCAACATCATGTCAGCACCCAAGACACCCTCAAACTTGTCAGGGGAGGGAAAGGGCCCTGGTCACTCTCCTGTTCCCAGCCAGACCACTGAGGTGCCTGTGGGCACCCTGGGCATTGCTGTTTCttag